The Pagrus major chromosome 10, Pma_NU_1.0 genome contains a region encoding:
- the bmp15 gene encoding bone morphogenetic protein 15, with the protein MRATRSEHSFLRVFVLSSFVFLLCCTCTGAVAGHKMAAHQPAMLKRCRRSHHNGAHHRPLTDEQKADQNLQFMLSLYRSAAEPDGRPKQHRKFGSNTVRLLRPSASSVHYLPASTDHHYSFTVQYNIDTLPSEQLIRASFIHLRSTTQALEPPRCRAQITSLGKESLVTLEPHERWTETDITAHVQQGKNQSAGGHLTLTAQYWCTEPWYAKDNSSLLWWWTRPQGRKKWRGEPHLEVPSLLLYLEEEREVKDWMGDLLGESIMRRIGQWHPSIHRHRRSKDVSSSEPKDDSLDVLKNAPASSSSSSFSFSTSSSASIVSDIPDYKRKTGVPKNRCKLHSFRLSFDELGWGHYFIAPPVYNPRFCRGNCPRVLHYGYHSPNHAIIQTVVNDLGVGDVPPPSCVPYKYMPMSVLVVHKKKVEYRELPDMVAESCTCR; encoded by the exons atgagGGCGACCCGCAGCGAACACAGCTTCCTGCGTGTCTTCGTCCTGTCCTCGTTCGTCTTCCTGCTGTGTTGCACCTGCACCGGAGCTGTGGCCGGGCACAAAATGGCCGCTCACCAGCCCGCCATGTTGAAGCGCTGCCGCCGGAGTCATCACAACGGCGCTCACCACCGGCCGCTGACGGACGAGCAGAAAGCGGACCAGAACCTGCAGTTCATGTTGAGCTTGTACCGGAGCGCCGCCGAGCCGGACGGCAGGCCCAAACAGCACCGGAAGTTCGGCTCCAACACGGTCCGTCTGCTGAGACCCTCGGCGTCCTCGGTGCACTACCTGCCGGCCTCGACAG ACCACCACTACAGCTTCACAGTGCAGTACAACATCGACACTCTCCCCTCGGAGCAGCTGATCAGAGCCTCGTTCATCCACCTCCGCTCCACCACCCAGGCCCTCGAGCCGCCCCGCTGCAGGGCTCAGATCACCTCACTGGGCAAAGAGAGTCTGGTCACCCTGGAGCCCCATGAGCGATGGACGGAGACAGACATCACCGCTCACGTCCAGCAGGGGAAGAACCAGAGCGCGGGGGGACACTTGACCCTCACTGCTCAGTACTGGTGCACAGAGCCTTGGTATGCCAAAGACAACAGCAGCCTCTTGTGGTGGTGGACTCGTCctcaaggaagaaaaaaatggagaGGTGAACCACATCTGGAAGTCCCGTCTCTTCTTTTATACCTGGAGGAGGAAAGGGAAGTGAAAGACTGGATGGGGGACTTGCTGGGAGAAAGCATCATGAGGCGAATAGGGCAGTGGCATCCTTCGATCCACCGCCACCGCCGCTCCAAAGACGTTTCAAGCTCTGAGCCCAAAGATGACTCACTGGATGTTCTGAAAAACGCCcctgcttcctcttcctcttcctccttctccttttccacctcctcctctgcctcaaTCGTCTCCGATATCCCCGACTACAAACGCAAAACTGGCGTGCCAAAGAACCGCTGCAAGCTTCACTCCTTCCGGCTCTCCTTCGACGAGCTCGGCTGGGGTCACTACTTCATCGCTCCGCCGGTGTACAACCCGCGGTTCTGCAGGGGAAACTGCCCGCGGGTGCTCCACTACGGCTACCATTCCCCCAACCACGCCATCATCCAGACGGTCGTCAACGACCTGGGCGTCGGAGACGTTCCCCCTCCGTCCTGCGTGCCTTACAAGTACATGCCCATGAGCGTGCTGGTCGTGCACAAGAAGAAGGTGGAGTACAGGGAGCTGCCAGACATGGTGGCCGAGTCGTGCACGTGTCGCTAA
- the leap2 gene encoding liver-expressed antimicrobial peptide 2 — MQEKVFFTQRKAAAALCIVLLVLAQQVCAGPLVRSSPDQSPDSSRVHTPRRIARMTPLWRIMNSKPFGAYCQNNYECSTGLCRAGYCSTSHRAPSETVNY, encoded by the exons ATGCAGGAGAAAGTCTTCTTCACCCAAAggaaagctgcagcagctttgtGCAttgtgctgctggtgctggcTCAGCAG GTCTGCGCAGGTCCGTTGGTCCGGTCCAGCCCTGACCAGAGTCCAGATTCGAGCAGGGTTCACACACCGAGGAGGATAGCTCGGATGACCCCACTGTGGAGGATCATGAACAGTAAACCGTTTGGAGCTTACTGCCAGAACAACTACGAATGCTCCACGGGACTGTGCAG GGCGGGATACTGCTCCACCAGCCACCGTGCCCCCTCAGAGACCGTCAACTACTAG